The Rosa chinensis cultivar Old Blush chromosome 7, RchiOBHm-V2, whole genome shotgun sequence DNA segment gatctattgatcccagccaaatttgtagtcttcaacccttcactctagatcatcttcttgatcttcttgttccacatagtgagcttctctttcttcataatatgctttgtaggctgtgacaatttcttcatgagctctacaaacgtgtgcccaatgaccggatactccacatcgagaacatacatatctttgctcagactccattgattgaggcgcttggAAAGCGTTAtttggatggctcttagtgttggtggcgccatcaacatggccagaggcgttgcctccctctctctttccacgtttacctcttcggttcagtgttcacctattttggcggttaccttcccaagtagagcgattatatggaccagaacgtcaaAAAGTATcactaagattagggtttcgctcttggcgccccctcttaggggcgcgactataattggattccggaatatgcttagtttccacggatctccaatcatagttcttcacaaggatgttgtcatgcttttcagcgacattcatagctccaacaagctcatgaaaccttgtgatccgtcctgcaataacatcgattcgatagttcttagcaaccatcaatgcagagacggggaaggtagagagagtattctcaatcaatatcgcatctgtgatctctttaccacataattccattaaggatttaatgcaaagtgcttctgagttgtagtcaagaactgacttgaaatcacaaaagtggagcttatgccatctcacttctaggtcaggaagcagggagtcacggacgttgccaaatctttcttcaagtgaGGCCCACagtcttctggggtcttcttcattcatgcactcgtactggagcaaatcatcaatgtgacgagtcattaggatgatggctttcgccttatttgcctctaaagctgctctatttgcttccaaagcttgagcttgatcaacagttagcacgtcctggctaggctcgagaatcgtatccaggattccatcggccttgagatgctggcggacatcatgaACCctcctgtgatatccagagccagttattcccaatggagcaaaatcctatttattcaggttactcatcctgaaagagaataagaaaaagggttagtttcggagctgaaaaagctaccacaaaaatatataaaatttctgagcgtaatcgctcccaagaaattcaattctaagaggtattggattagatcgaaaaaATGGCTTAAGTGCtcaatcataaattctctacaaactcgaagtttggagatctcaacaagctccaagcttagagtgagcacgaacccccacagttcggcttttggtctcccctatgaagaagaaagggaggtagaagaagggaggttgcaagtccccgaataaaagaagagaaaataaataaataaagcttcaaaaatggaaactaaAAGAACCTTGAAAACATACCTCAAAAAGTGTCAAAAACTTGCCGGAAAAGCACCGAAAAAATGCTGGAAAGTCGCCTGAGGTGGCCGAAAATCGGTGGTGGCCGGCGTGGTCGCTGGCCGGAGCTGCTGCAGGGCTGCTGTGTAGCTCTTGCAGGGCTTGTATGGGGGCTgtcggcagctgctcggcaggctTTGGCAAATGCTCAACAGGCTCGTGCAAGCACTAGGCAGAcgctcggcaggtctcggcaacAGGCACAGGGGCGCGCGCAAGGGCTTGCAAAGCTGTGGCTAGATCTGTCGAGGTCCTGTCGGCAAATCTGTCGACAGATGCGCAGGGGCTGGCAGAAGGCAGGCGCGAGGCAAGCTGGTGAGGCTAACTAGCGGTTCAGGTTTAGAATATTCAGACTGCCGGTTCACCTGTTTTCAGGCCGGTTTTTTCCGTGATATTTTCGATTCCCAACTTCTGGTTTTGGTTGCCTATCTTGGAAAAGTTTCACGACAGGAGGAGGACTGGAAGAATGCGAACTGGTCAGGGAACCATAGTTCTCTTCTTGTGGCCGGTTTGGgtattttccggccggttctagGGGTGGCGCCGCCGGTTCTAGGGGTGGCGCCGCCGGTTCTAGACTCTtgggattgagggcttcaatataTAATGCGGTGGTTGctaggatttgaaggctacgattttaGGATTtcagagcttcgtgctgataacgtgttttagagaaacgatatttgagagagaattgctgtgtattctcattgataataggtacctctttatatagaggattacaatgcagaGAATCGGAATTGTACAaagaaaggtaatcatacaatgaatgaatatctctacgatattctccgagattatctctaattaaaatcatattaccactaggtcaagtaacctagagtttgggctaaacacaattCTGATTTACATAAACATAATTAAGGATTTTCAAAAATTGAGAAGGGccaattttatttcattccattaaGATTCATAGATTATTAacactaattaaggattttctaaaaattgagaagggtcaattgaccTTTATCGCCCTAGGCTAGCTACACCCTTGAGTATAGGGAGGAAATAGATgatagtccttttttttttttttttcttttttttgctaTGGGTTATTTCATTTTCACAATCCCAAATAAGTCATATTTACTCTTCTATTACTTGTAAGTAAATCAAATTGGTCATTTACTCATAAACTCACTTCAGTCTAAATGGCCGGATCATGTAATCGTGAAtccatgttcttttttttttgttttttttttttttttgaatcaactGACAACTCTATTAATTAGGAGAAAACTCCTTCTCAAttacattcaaaaaaaaaaaaagggagaataGACCCCAACCAACATCTTGAGAAAAAGAGGGAGAATAGACCCCAACCAACATCTTGAGAAAAAGAACTAGCATGATTAGCTAATTTGTGAGCCACAATATTGGCTTAATAATAAgcatgaataaaataaaaacatgagaGGTGGCTTAATAATAAgcatgaataaaataaaaacatgagaggaacacccccccccccccccccccccccctccgggGTTTGGTAGGACTATCAAAAGAGCCATCCATATTCATTTTCAACCATCCATCTGGGGGAGCCTTCCAGCCCTAACTTCACCCTCCTACCAAGCCCTGTTGTGGGGTTCGATTATGAAAACGATAGTCACATAACCTAGCATTCAACCCAAAGACCAAGTCCCCCACACTAGTGCTTTTATCATCCCAAACACACAAATTACGTTCATTCCATACCCCCACACAAAGAACAGGAGAAAAGCCCAAGCATCCTCAGGAAGAGTATTATAACAAAAAAGGAACCAATCAACCAGAGGTAGAGCCATCATATCCACCTCCAAACACAATCCAAAAGCCGGATGAGTTCTGAATACATCTTGTGTAAAAGGACACCTTCTACACAAATGATCCAAACTCTCCTCCCCACATCACAAAGAACACAAGTAGTACTTTCTAGTGCCACAAACTTCTCAAGCAAACGAGTTTTAACTGGCAAGATATTATGTAGAATCTTCCAAATACATACCTTGGCCGAGGGAGGCATCTTAGTCTTCCACAATTTCTTCCAAAGCATCGCTGGGACATTTGCATATTACTCCAAAGGCTAATGAAACCTGACACCAGCATTCTATAAGCACTCTTAACTGTGAATGCTCCTTTGGAGTCATAAAATCATACCCTTCTGTCCACTACATCCCTCCAGCTCAAAGGAATAGAAAGAATCAAAAAGTGATCTTTGGCATGAAAAATCTGATTTATCAAAGTTCCATTCCACTGCTTATTTACAATTAAATCACTGGTCTTTTGAACCGGAGGATGTAAAGGAGCTGCAATGGGAATTTTAATATAAGTAGGTTCTTTGATTAAGAAAATTTGCTTACTTCTGATAAACAACGGACAAGCATGACCCACAAAGTGCATTGATACGTTACAAAGCTACTTTTCTATCACATTTTGACAAATCAACTATTAAATGTctagatatttatgtgtagattatttatgcaatttttcaactaaattaaaaatcGTTAAGGCACTCATAATCATAATTTATCATTTATAAACATGAATGGTTCAGACATCCCTTAATTTAATTTAGTTTAGTACTTTAATGATTagcaatttaaaaaataaattaaaaattaaaaaaaattcaaaaatgttCTACTCATGCATACTAGATGGCCCCACACACTGTGTgtgaaaattgattttttttttttttttaattgggatGGGAAGTATTTTTTTAAGAGATTGGGAGTGGGAAGTTATTTACAGGAGGGAGTGGGTAGTAGTTTTTCATGGAATGATGAAAGTGGGTAGTTTGATTATCTGTTTCTcattttcacctttttttttatattttctttttattttgtaatttgactatattaCCCCTACCTATTTTATGAGTtgtatagttttttaatatttcagggtcattttagtacattttttctgttttagctAACAAAcactcttctcttaataatagtatagatataaaCATCTACCGGTTGATTTGccataatataataaaaaaatgaacctcccaaccgttgattagaaagtcctcaTTTTAACAGTCCTCATTAGAAGCTCTCCCTACTTATATTTTACATTACATGTGCCTCTTAACTAGTCTCAATTTTCAATGATACACACAACACAAAGGCCTTAACATTGTGATCGTATTATCTTGAGATTGCCGTGAGATATAGCAATAAGTTAGAAATAACAAggtagaaaaaataaataactaacTAGGGAAAATAATTGAGAAAGAAACGATCACGTTTACAAATGTCTGCTTTCAAAAGTATTACAATGTTGAGGGAGTTTCCGGCTCCAACAAAGAGAGAGATGTGGATGATCCAGTAAAGCCTTTGTAGTTGTTTAGCTCGCCCCATACGACCTGTTCAACTTCTTCCCATGATTTTGCCATCTTGAGTTCGTCCCAGAGACTAAAAATTGCTCCCAGGACATTCTCTTCATGTAGAATACAGTAGCACCTACACACGTGACCCAGAACAAAATTGACCACCGTCATTGTTTGGGCAATAGTTCACAATAAAATGTGTAAAATATAAACATCAACGCAATCTCAACCATAACACAGTCACAGATTACATCAGAAGACAAACAACCGAGAATCCGGACATTTGACTGCTTATATTCAGAATGTACACATCCTTTTCAAACAAAAGATATACTTGTTCAAGAATCTTAACAATGTCAAGGCACATCAGTTTAAATGCATCAAGTATTGGTTTGCACCGCAGAAATTTTTAAATATGTAGAATTACAAGAATCCTCTGATTCTCATTGTCACCTAGCTATATATCTAAGGCATTGCACACCTCAATCTGATGCATACCACATTTTTCTCATGGTTGAGATAGGACATAGATAATTCAAACCAAAGAGCCAAATTCTCCTAGATAAATAAGACCATTAACTGATGTATTGAGAAGATTTAAATTGACAAAACAGCATCAGCAAGCATAAAGAGGGAATCATTACTTACATGGCATGGTATGAAAGTCGTCCAAACTTGTCGCCACCCTCAATATACTCATGAGGTGATGCTTGTCTTACTAAAGGAAGTTTATAACTATCTAAAAATCTCTTAAGGAGGCAGCAATCTCCTCTGAATATATCCAAGTATAAGGGTATCAAATCATAGATGGGATCACCTGAAAATAAATTATTCGAGTCATCAAGATATAGAAAGCAATATATCAGAGACATCTCAATTCTATTTCTGGCAACTTTCGGTTGTGTAATCGCTGTTTACGGCTAGGTGATTTCTGTTCATTTGTGGCCTAACTCAAGCTCTAAACATGTGCTCTTTTGTACAAGTTGCCATGCTTTAAACAACACACATTCCGCACCTGATACAGAGTTTATGTGTCTACTCTATATCAAGGTCATAGACGCATGGAAAAAGTGCATGATGAGAGGGTCCAGATCCCCCATATTGCAAAGAAGAGTTGAAAACTTAAATTTAATAGTAGAAATCGAATTGTAATTTACTAAAAGGTAACCACAAAATGATAAATAAGCACCAACCTATAGAAAGATTACTGAAATCAAGAATGTGGCTAGGGCACCATGTTCTCCTCTCTGCACGGTCACCATCAACATTCAAGGAACCATTCTTTACCAGGCAAGTGTTTTTGGCATTGCCAATGACGCAAGAATTAAAACCACATAGTTCCATGTGAATGTTGTCATCCATGATATCAGAGTGTATCCACGAACAACTTTTACCAACATTGCTTACACCATTTTCATCCTGACACCAAATAGGGTTGAGATGTTAAAAATCAATAAGACTTGATTCACCATGTAGATATGGTTTTTAAAGTTGATATACAGGAAATTGACTTGGACAGAAACTCATCTTCACATGTTTATTGAAGGTGGAATGTGGAATGTGGTATGTAGTGTACCCACCTTGAATATGTACAGAAACTTGGCAAAATCATCTGGGATGTATTTGTCAACTTTCTCTATGAGTGTGCTAGGAATTGGATCTCCCCTACAAGATGAAAGAAGGTAATTGTCGGACACTTGCTATAAATTATACACGTTCTGAAAAAGTAACAGACAAAAACCTTCTTGTAAAAGGGACAGAAATACCATTTAATCAAGCGACTTGAgacatccttcttcttcttggataGACTTCTAATGAATATATCCCATTCAGCAGGAATGTTTGATTTATTGGGAACAGCTTCTATACTACCACTGGTGAAGAGAAAATCTGATTCCTGTTCAATATCTGAGAAAGTTGAGATATTAAGAGGTGGATGGGGCAAGAGATGGAGGTTACGGAGCTGCTCTCCCAAGAAGGAAGCTAAGTTCAATTCATCTTCCCGTGACACAGTATCTCTTCTGCAAAGCTCAATAAAAATCAAGACCAATTTGTGCTAATGCTTCATATGACATATCTAAAAcaggagagaagaaaaaagaaaaacaaaaaaaagaggatTGAACTGAGAGAAAGAACTTAAACTCTAATAGCACTTACAACTCTGCATATATTTTTCCTTTGCATCGTTTTGTTATGAGATATGGCCATATCCTTGTATATTCAGCTGAACTGATGGATTCATTTGTTGAGACACCAGCTTTTCTGTATTCAAATTGTTTCTTCCTCCATACACCAAAAGGAGAAACATCTCCTTTGACCTTCTCCGGAATAAAATTGCACTTAGCAATCACATCAGGAACGCCGTTGCCATCCCAAGGTACAATTTTATAAGTTCCATTTTCAAGATAAATGATCCCACTTGCCAAAACGTCaggtatgtgatttttcagaggGGATTTGACTTTGCCTAGGAGACTGTAGAACTCAAGCTGCAAATGCGCACTAAGATATTAGATGGATGTCAAAAATGCAGCAAGAAAAGCAGAGTACAATTACGATTATATACCTCAGCACCTAATCCATAAAGTGACGTTTCCAGTCCTTCCTCAACAAAAATTTTGATTACACAGTTGCTCATGAGATAAACCTGTTGGAAAAAGACACATCAGATCATCTTAACAAGAATATATAGGCATATAAGAACATCTGTGCCTCAATACTCATAGCATTCGTTGTTATTGTAGGATGCTACATTAGTTAACATCTGAACTTATAAGTTCTTTGACTATAATGAATCAACAAACTAATAATAAAAAGATGGATCCCAACAGAATACTATTTTCAGCAAAACCCTCACCGTCATCGATTAAATCTCCTAACCCATTACTCGTTAACGTAACTTTCAAGGGGCAAAGTGATAATGTGTAGAATACTTAAAAGTTAGTACATTTAGTTCTGTGGTGGCTCAGTCCAACACTAATATGCTATGGGGCCTACTGTAAACCAATATGCCCATAGTCCCCTCCACCGACAGCTCTGATCCAACAGACTCAATGGTTAATGATCTTATCATAAATACATTATGTAAGAAACTACTCTAGACTTTCCCAGCATTGGTCTTCCTAAAAATTGTTGAAACCATGAATTCAAGATGTAAATTCATATTTAATAGTAATATAGGGGAACCTTTTTTacgctagaaaaaaaaaaaactagtttaCGATGGCTAGccattgttttccttttttatatGAGTTCAGATATTCAAAGGAGTAATAAGTGCAAGTTTGCTCTAAATATGGAGACATCAGTGCAGATAAGTATTTAAAATTGTTGCATTATATGATATGAAAAACAAACTTACAGGATTGCTACCCGTGCCAACAGGAAGCCTCTCATCATCTGTTGGAGAAGGCAATTTGTGGAAGGCACAAATTTCTGCCAGGGATTCTGACCATTTGCTCGCATTTAGTGCAAGACATGCTCCCTGACATTCACAAGAACAAATAATAGAATTATAAGTGAAAAATATAGGAAATGAAACCAGAGCTTCAGCTTTTCACAAACCAAAAGGAAATAACTTGCGCATAGGAGAGAACAACCTGTGTTTTCTAGACATGAATAAGGTTATTAGTTGGAAGCATGCAAGTAAAAGTGGTAGTCACTAATGTAGAGGGAAACCTCTCAAAGGTAGATGTACATCTTTGGACAAAAAGCCTACCAGTTTAGACATATGACTgaacaaagaaaagaataatTTTGTCTTCGGGAAAGATTCTTGTTTGATTGCTTAATGTGACAGAGGACAGCCTTCAAGTGAAAATGTTAATGTTCCCGACACTCATCAAGCTCTTCATAGGGAAATGAAAATCAAAGTAATACAACTACAATATTTGTAGACAGATAAAAATGAGCATTGTAACATTTGTCTGTGCATGTGCGTATATCAGCCAATTTGGAAAGCTAAAGAATAGGGTAATAAGAAAAGTACCTTCCAGATTAAGTCTCTCATTCCTGGTTTTCCAACCCAAAGCTTGAATAACCATTCTCTCATTTCTCGTTGCCCTATGCAATTGCCTGAGCTCCAAGGAGAGTTGTAATGATCTCTCTCTTCATCCAGATACATGGCTAAGACATTTACATCATAAGAAAAAGCCTGAGCGCCATTACTAGTTCTTTCAGTACTTGGATATTCTCCAGGTTTGAGAGTTCTGACTCTTTTTACTTTCCTAGTCATATCTGAGGAATTATAATCATCATTATCATAGAGTATATGATTTGTGGAATCCTCAATACTGCCTTCATCATCTGCAAGTAATCCAGCACGGCAAACTCCCTTATGACGATAACCAGGTGCCATATCCAAGCACACAAATTCAAAGTTCTTAGAATTTACAAAGTTCTGGGTAACTGCAATAGATGGTTCAAGATTTAGGACACTGTGCCACCATCCACTAGGAACAAAAATCGTCTCCCCCGGCATTTGGGTGCACTCTATGGGCTTGTCTTCATCAGCAAGAAGTGGATAAAAATCTAGCC contains these protein-coding regions:
- the LOC112175154 gene encoding F-box protein At1g78280, giving the protein MEISEAPPFRPRDRRPDALGSFLVLPDELICAVLELLSPRDVARLSCVSSVMYIFCNEEPLWLGLCLNTLNGPLQYKGSWKKTVLHLENVSYERDEAGRKPLSFDGFDSLFLYRRLYRCHTTLDGFSFDNGNVERKDKITVEEFSCDYDGKKPVLLTGLADAWPARPTWTLDHLLQNYGDTAFKISQRSSRKISMTFKDYVSYMKVQHDEDPLYIFDHKFGEVEPGLLKDYSVPYLFQEDFFDVLDKDKRPPFRWLIIGPQRSGASWHVDPALTSAWNTLLCGRKRWALYPPGRVPIGVTVHVNEEDGDVNIETPTSLQWWLDFYPLLADEDKPIECTQMPGETIFVPSGWWHSVLNLEPSIAVTQNFVNSKNFEFVCLDMAPGYRHKGVCRAGLLADDEGSIEDSTNHILYDNDDYNSSDMTRKVKRVRTLKPGEYPSTERTSNGAQAFSYDVNVLAMYLDEERDHYNSPWSSGNCIGQREMREWLFKLWVGKPGMRDLIWKGACLALNASKWSESLAEICAFHKLPSPTDDERLPVGTGSNPVYLMSNCVIKIFVEEGLETSLYGLGAELEFYSLLGKVKSPLKNHIPDVLASGIIYLENGTYKIVPWDGNGVPDVIAKCNFIPEKVKGDVSPFGVWRKKQFEYRKAGVSTNESISSAEYTRIWPYLITKRCKGKIYAELRDTVSREDELNLASFLGEQLRNLHLLPHPPLNISTFSDIEQESDFLFTSGSIEAVPNKSNIPAEWDIFIRSLSKKKKDVSSRLIKWGDPIPSTLIEKVDKYIPDDFAKFLYIFKDENGVSNVGKSCSWIHSDIMDDNIHMELCGFNSCVIGNAKNTCLVKNGSLNVDGDRAERRTWCPSHILDFSNLSIGDPIYDLIPLYLDIFRGDCCLLKRFLDSYKLPLVRQASPHEYIEGGDKFGRLSYHAMCYCILHEENVLGAIFSLWDELKMAKSWEEVEQVVWGELNNYKGFTGSSTSLSLLEPETPSTL